In a genomic window of Cuculus canorus isolate bCucCan1 chromosome Z, bCucCan1.pri, whole genome shotgun sequence:
- the GOLM1 gene encoding Golgi membrane protein 1 isoform X1 produces MVGLGNSCRGMKSPPLLVAALVACVVVLGFNYWIASSRSVDLQGRIMDLEGKVRRAAAERGAVELKKNEFQGELEKQRRQIDQIQSLHSFQMENANRVHQEEKAVLMSNITGNERLIQSLREHLKELQTEYGKLQLDVYWFQKNQTNLQKKFSYDLSQCINQMKELKEQCEERIDELTKKASDIQVKENKDLSEDSKRNSQVNIQLPALKETDFKQADLEQQKHNEDVPKAVPTVKKMDLLQAKERTNALPDNRKQEPTAEEERLSSELKKTQDSLKAAAGPKEVLPESEKVLDPSEDEKDAAVQDVIQPAAGQAASEEIEREQLLNLDTKQDDLPPGNADKQEQEALNQDKNIDYSLDENEAESETDKQAALAGIDNVQNPEDVKNHLSEQGEERQRL; encoded by the exons atggtAGGGCTGGGAAACAGCTGCCGAGGGATGAAGTCTCCACCTCTCCTTGTGGCTGCACTCGTGGCATGCGTCGTTGTTTTGGGTTTCAATTACTGGATTGCAAGTTCTCGCAGCGTGGATCTGCAG GGTCGGATCATGGATCTGGAAGGCAAAGTCcgcagggcagcagcagagaggggtGCCGTGGAGCTCAAAAAGAATGAATTCCAAGGGGAGCTTGAGAAGCAGAGACGGCAAATAGACCAAATCCAGTCCTTGCACAGCTTTCAGATGGAAAATGCTAACAGAGTACATCAGGAAGAGAAG GCAGTGCTGATGAGTAACATCACTGGAAATGAAAGACTGATCCAGAGTCTACGAG AGCACTTAAAAGAGTTGCAGACAGAATATGGAAAGCTACAGCTGGATGTTTACTGGTTTCAGAAGAACCAGACCAACCTTCAGAAGAAGTTCTCATATGACCT gTCACAGTGCATCAATCAGATGAAAGAATTGAAAGAACAATGTGAAGAAAGGATAGATGAGCTTACAAAAAAGGCTAGTGATATACaagtcaaagaaaacaaagacctCTCAGAAGATTCAAAAAGAAATAGCCAG GTTAATATTCAGCTGCCAGCCTTGAAGGAAACTGATTTCAAGCAGGCTGACTTGGAACAGCAGAAACACAATGAAGATGTACCTAAAGCAGTACCTACAGTAAAAAAGATGGACCTGCTGCAGGCTAAAG aaagaacaaatgCCCTACCTgacaacagaaaacaggagCCTACCGCGGAAGAGGAGAGGCTTTCTAgtgagctgaaaaaaacacaggacTCACtcaaggctgctgcaggtcCTAAGGAGGTGCTGCCTGAATCAGAGAAGGTGCTGGATCcatctgaagatgaaaaagatgCAGCAGTGCAAGATGTGATACAGCcggcagcagggcaggctgcCAGTGAGGAAATTGAGAGGGAGCAGCTCCTAAATCTCGATACTAAGCAGGATGACTTGCCCCCTGGAAATGCCG ACAAACAGGAACAGGAAGCACTGAACCAGGACAAGAATATTGATTACAGTTTAGATGAAAACGAAGCTGAATCGGAAACAGACAAGCAAGCAGCACTTGCGGGGATTGACAAtg TTCAAAACCCTGAAGATGTGAAGAACCACTTATCTGAGCAAGGTGAAGAACGACAGAGGTTGTGA
- the GOLM1 gene encoding Golgi membrane protein 1 isoform X2: MKSPPLLVAALVACVVVLGFNYWIASSRSVDLQGRIMDLEGKVRRAAAERGAVELKKNEFQGELEKQRRQIDQIQSLHSFQMENANRVHQEEKAVLMSNITGNERLIQSLREHLKELQTEYGKLQLDVYWFQKNQTNLQKKFSYDLSQCINQMKELKEQCEERIDELTKKASDIQVKENKDLSEDSKRNSQVNIQLPALKETDFKQADLEQQKHNEDVPKAVPTVKKMDLLQAKERTNALPDNRKQEPTAEEERLSSELKKTQDSLKAAAGPKEVLPESEKVLDPSEDEKDAAVQDVIQPAAGQAASEEIEREQLLNLDTKQDDLPPGNADKQEQEALNQDKNIDYSLDENEAESETDKQAALAGIDNVQNPEDVKNHLSEQGEERQRL, translated from the exons ATGAAGTCTCCACCTCTCCTTGTGGCTGCACTCGTGGCATGCGTCGTTGTTTTGGGTTTCAATTACTGGATTGCAAGTTCTCGCAGCGTGGATCTGCAG GGTCGGATCATGGATCTGGAAGGCAAAGTCcgcagggcagcagcagagaggggtGCCGTGGAGCTCAAAAAGAATGAATTCCAAGGGGAGCTTGAGAAGCAGAGACGGCAAATAGACCAAATCCAGTCCTTGCACAGCTTTCAGATGGAAAATGCTAACAGAGTACATCAGGAAGAGAAG GCAGTGCTGATGAGTAACATCACTGGAAATGAAAGACTGATCCAGAGTCTACGAG AGCACTTAAAAGAGTTGCAGACAGAATATGGAAAGCTACAGCTGGATGTTTACTGGTTTCAGAAGAACCAGACCAACCTTCAGAAGAAGTTCTCATATGACCT gTCACAGTGCATCAATCAGATGAAAGAATTGAAAGAACAATGTGAAGAAAGGATAGATGAGCTTACAAAAAAGGCTAGTGATATACaagtcaaagaaaacaaagacctCTCAGAAGATTCAAAAAGAAATAGCCAG GTTAATATTCAGCTGCCAGCCTTGAAGGAAACTGATTTCAAGCAGGCTGACTTGGAACAGCAGAAACACAATGAAGATGTACCTAAAGCAGTACCTACAGTAAAAAAGATGGACCTGCTGCAGGCTAAAG aaagaacaaatgCCCTACCTgacaacagaaaacaggagCCTACCGCGGAAGAGGAGAGGCTTTCTAgtgagctgaaaaaaacacaggacTCACtcaaggctgctgcaggtcCTAAGGAGGTGCTGCCTGAATCAGAGAAGGTGCTGGATCcatctgaagatgaaaaagatgCAGCAGTGCAAGATGTGATACAGCcggcagcagggcaggctgcCAGTGAGGAAATTGAGAGGGAGCAGCTCCTAAATCTCGATACTAAGCAGGATGACTTGCCCCCTGGAAATGCCG ACAAACAGGAACAGGAAGCACTGAACCAGGACAAGAATATTGATTACAGTTTAGATGAAAACGAAGCTGAATCGGAAACAGACAAGCAAGCAGCACTTGCGGGGATTGACAAtg TTCAAAACCCTGAAGATGTGAAGAACCACTTATCTGAGCAAGGTGAAGAACGACAGAGGTTGTGA